In the genome of Pseudorca crassidens isolate mPseCra1 chromosome 14, mPseCra1.hap1, whole genome shotgun sequence, one region contains:
- the LOC137205604 gene encoding lithostathine-like has protein sequence MMPSMGVPSLSWMLLSCLMLLSQVQGEDSQKKLPSARISCPRGSMAYASYCYALFTTPKTWMNANMACQKRSSGQLVSVLSGAEGSFVAALVKNNLKTVSDVWIGLHDPTEGSEPNGSGWEWSSTDVLNYVAWEKDPSTSSSPGYCGSLSRNSGYLKWRHYNCSVNLPYVCKFKG, from the exons ATGATGCCTTCCATGGGCGTCCCCAGCCTGTCCTGGATGCTGCTCTCCTGCCTGATGCTCCTGTCTCAAGTCCAAG GGGAAGATTCCCAGAAGAAACTGCCCTCTGCACGGATCAGCTGTCCGAGAGGCTCCATGGCCTATGCGTCCTACTGCTATGCCTTGTTTACAACACCTAAAACCTGGATGAATGCAAAC ATGGCTTGCCAGAAGAGATCCTCAGGACAACTTGTGTCTGTGCTCAGTGGGGCTGAGGGATCCTTCGTGGCCGCCCTGGTCAAGAACAACTTGAAAACCGTCTCAGACGTCTGGATTGGGCTCCATGACCCCACAGAG GGCTCTGAGCCCAATGGCAGTGGATGGGAGTGGAGTAGCACTGATGTACTCAATTACGTTGCCTGGGAGAAAGATCCCTCCACCAGCTCATCCCCTGGTTATTGTGGGAGCCTGTCCAGAAACTCAG GCTATCTGAAGTGGAGACATTATAACTGTTCTGTGAACTTACCCTATGTCTGCAAGTTCAAGGGCTAA